The window CGCGGGGGTCGACGACGGCCACGGAGGATTCGTCCTCGTCCCGGAGGAGGTGGGTGACGGTGTTGCCGACGCGGGCGTCGTAGCCCGAGCCGACCTGCACCTCGAAGCGCGCTTCGCCGGGGTCTTCGAGGGCGTCCGTGACGACCGCACGGAGATCGGCCTCGGGCGGCCGGCCGGTCTCGTGTTCGGGCGGGATGTCGTCGGCGGGCGGGTAGTTGACGAGGAGGCTCCCGCCGCTGGTGGCGGCGGCGACGCACGCGTCTTTCACCATCGCCTCGTAGAGCGCGGTGGCTTCGGACTCGGTGAGCGGCGACGTGTCGGGGAGGTCGGGAAGGACGAGGCCGTCCCGGGGCGGGTCGGCGAGCAGGACGTGAACGGTCATACTCGGTCGTGGTTCGGGCGCGCCCTAAATGGCGATGATTACGGCTAAGGGCCTCCGGAGTGAGACGCTGGTATGGACTGGGATACGCTTGTCGGCGCGCTCGGGGTGCTCGGCATCCTCGTGGGCGCGCTCGGCGCGCTGGTGTCGCTCGGAACGAACGCGCTCGCCGCCCCTGCGGGCTACACCGTCGCGGCGGCGGGCGCGACGCTCGCGGTCGGCTGGGGCGTCGTCGCCGTCGTCGCGCTCGTGGGCGCGGGGAGTGCGGCGACGAAGACGACGCCGTACTGGTAGCGTACCGCGAAAGATGGCTTTTTGACCCCCGGCGTCGAACCCGTGCGTATGGACGACATGTACGACCCGTCGGGCCGGGACTGGCCGCACGACCCGGACGGCGAGGAGGGTAGCGAGGGCGGACGCCAGTACGGGATGGCCGTCCTGTCGAAGAAGGTCGACGAGGACGAGGACTTCCCGCTTCGGACGGACGCGTTCGTCGAGGAGTACGGCGACGACCCCGTCCGCATCAACTACGAGAAGGTCGTCTCGGTGTCCGAGATCTTCGAGCACGTCGAACCCGAGGAGTTCGAGACGAAGGTGGAGTTCTGGAAGAAGGTCGGTGACGGGATGCGGGCGGGCGACCTCTGGGACTTCCAGCCGCAGGCCTAGAGCTGGTTTTCGGCTTCGCGGGCCGCCCACTCCGCGAACGCGCCCGTTTCGGCTTGCACTTTCTCCTCGAGGAGGTTCACCGCGACGGAGTTCGCGCCCTCGGGAATGATGATGTCGGCGTGCTTCTTCGTCGGTTCGACGAACTGTTCGTGCATCGGTTTCACCGTGGAGAGGTACTGCTCCATCACGCCTTCGAGCTCGCGGCCGCGTTCGAGCACGTCGCGGTCGATGCGGCGGAGGATGCGCACGTCGGCGTCGGTCTCGACGTAGATGTGGAGGTCGAGCATGTCGTTCACGCGCTCGTCGTAGAGCGCGAGAATTCCTTCCAAGACGATGACGTCCGTGGGTTCGACGGTGACGCGTTCGTCCTGCCGGACGTGTTCGCTGAAGTCGTACTGCGGCATCTCGACGGCTTGCCCGGAGAGGAGGCGGTCGAGGTGGCTGTGGAGGAGGTTCCACTCGAACGCGTCGGGGTGGTCGTAGTTGGCGTCCGCGCGCTCCTCGAAGCTCATGTGACTGAGATCCTCGTAGTAGTTGTCGAGGGGGACACGGGTGACGGCTTCGCCGACGTTCTCCGTGATTTCGCGGGCGACGGTCGTCTTCCCCGCGCCCGTTCCGCCAGCGATGCCGATGGCGAACGAGGGAATGGTCATTACTCACTGGGAGTTCGGACTGGCGTTTACAGTCTTCGGCTTCGGGTCGCGCCCGGTATGGCGTCCCACACGCCTAAGGCTACCGGGGAAACGGTTTAGTCCCGATGTGTGGTACGTAATAGCATGAATGGTGTGCCCGTGCGGGAGGTGATGGATCGCGACTACGTCGGCGTGAGCGAATCGGACAGCCTCGACGCCGCCGTGCGAACCATCCGGGAGGCGGACGCGACCGGCGCGCTCGTCCTCCGCGGCGGCGACGCCGTCGGCTACCTCTCGACGAGCGACGTGCTCGACCACCTCGCGGACGCGGGCGCGCTCGACGGCGCTGTCGGGGACGCGATGACGGACGTCCCGCCGTCCCTCCGCCCCGAGGCCGCCGTCGAGGACGCCGCGACCCGTCTCACGTCCGCGAACACCCGGCACGTCGTCGTCGCGAACGGCGAGGGCGTGCTCGGTCTCGTGGACGCAACCGACCTCGTTCGCGGCGGCCCCGAACCCGCCGCGTCACCGCGGGCCCAGGAGGCACCCGAGTCCGCCACGCCCGACGACCGAGTCGGCGAACCGGACGACACGTACTCCCACCGGAGCGTCTGCGAGGTCTGCGGCGCGCTCGCGGACGGCCTCTCGAACGTGAACGGGCGACTCGTTTGCGCGGACTGCCGAACGGTATAACAACGCCTATACGCACCCCGGAGTAGGCTTCGAGTGATGGCGATTCGGACTCTCGACGACCTCGACGCCGCCGGGACGACAGTCGGCGTGCGCGTCGACATCAACAGCCCGCTCGCGAACGACCGCTCGCTCGCGGACGACGCCCGCCTGCGCGCGCACGTCGAGACGCTCGACGAACTCCTCGACCGTGGTGCCCGCGTCGCCGTGCTCGCCCACCAGGGCCGGCCCGGCGGCGACGAGTTCGCCCGCCTCGAACCCCACGCCGAACGCCTCGACGAACTGCTCTCGGGGCCGGTGTCGTACTGCGACGCCACCTTCACCGTCGGCGCGCGCGACGCTATCGGGGCGCTCGACGACGGCGAGGCCGTCCTCCTGGAGAACACGCGGTTCTACAGCGAGGAGTACATGGAGTTCGACCCCGAGCGCGCGAGCGAGACGTTCCTCGTCGAGCGGCTCTCGCCCGCGCTCGACGCGTACGTGAACGACGCGTTCGCGGCCGCACACCGCAGTCAGCCGAGCCTCGTCGGCTTCCCGCCCGTCCTCGACGCCTACGCGGGCCGAGTGATGGAGGCGGAACTCGACGTTCTCGGCAGCGTGAACGACCAGCCCGACCCCCGCGTCGACATCGTCGGCGGCGCGAAGGTCGCGGACTCCATCGACGTGGTGCGCCACGTCCTCGAACACGACCTCGCGACCGAAGTCCTCACCACGGGCGTCGTCGCGAACGTGTTCATGCTCGCCGCGAGCGTCGATATCGGGGACGCGAGCGCCGCGTTCGTCCGCGAGGAAGGCTACTGGGATCAGGTCGAACGCGCAGCCACGCTGCTCGACGGCCACCGCGACCGCGTCCGCCTCCCCGTCGACGTGGCGGTCGAGCGGGACGGCGAGCGAACGGAACTCGACCGAGACACCCTTCCGCCGCGCGAGAACGAGTCCGTGATGGACATCGGCCACGGCACAATCGAGGCTTATTCTCGCGTCGTCGCGGACGCCGGAACCGTCGTGTTGAACGGGCCCGCGGGCGTGTTCGAGGACGCCGTGTTCGCGGACGGCACCCGCGAACTGTTCACCGCGGTCGCGGAGTCCGACGCGTACAGCATCGTCGGCGGCGGAGACAGCGCGGCCGCGATTCGCCGATTCGGCATCGAGGGCTTCGATCACGTCAGCACGGGCGGCGGCGCCGCGCTCCGCATGCTCACCGGCGAACCCCTGCCCGCGGTGGACGCGCTCGACCAGTGACCACCATCGAGGCCGCGACCACCGACGACCTGGACGCCCTCGTCGAGCAGTGGGCGGCGCTCGTCGAAGGCCAGCGCCGCCACGGCACCCACCTGCTCGCCGCCGAGAACCGGAACGCCGCCCGCGGCGTCCTCGGCCAACGCATCGCCGCCGACCAGCTTCGCGTCGCCCGCGACGGCGACGGCCGTCTCGGATTCGCGACCTACTACCTCGAAGACGGACTCTACGACCAGGACGCCACCCGCGGCATCGTCGAGAACGTCTACGTCGACCCTCCGCACCGAAACCAGGGCATCGGCTCCCGACTCCTCGACGCCGCCGAAACCGAACTCGAAGCCCGCGGCGCGGACACGCTCGCCATCGCTGTCATGGCCGACAACGACGCCGCCCGCGGACTCTACGAATCCCGGGGGTACGCAGCCCACCGCGTCATCCTGGAAAAACCGGCGGAAAACGATACCCACACAAACCCCGAGAGCTAATCTCGACTCGCGCCAAGGGAGCTTGGGCGGTTCAAGCACTCGATTTGTAATCGAGAATTCGAGGGTTCAAATCCCTCCCTTGGCTCTTCTCCGAGCGAACGAGCGAGGGGAGAGCCATCAGGGGATTTTAATCACGAGAGTCGCAGCCGAGCGAGAGCGAGGTCGTCTCTCGGCGGTTCAAATCCCTCCCTTGGCTCGTACCTTTTTACTGCGCTCGCTTCGCTCGCTGGTAAAAAGCTACGCTAAAAAGCCGTCGCCCCTTCAGCCGCGGCTTCGCCGCGTTAGTCGGGGCTCGGCCCGCGCTCGCTTCGCTCGCGCGGCGGGAGGACTGGACGTTCCGCCGCTGTTATCGCTGTGAGCGGCGGAGGATGAGGGGGCCGATTGCGAGGGTGCGTTTGGCGATGGTGGCGATGCGGGCGATGTAGGAGACGAGGAGGAGGAAGGGGAAGACGGAGACGGTGAAGGCGGCGGCGACGAGGAGGAGGACGTTCTCGACGCCGAGGGTGGTTCCGGGGACGGTGCCGGTGCCGAAGAAGCCGAGCATGCCGCCGGTGACGACGAGCGCGGGGATTGAGACGTAGAGGATGAGCTGGGAGAGGTCGATGAGCGACCACTGGAAGTAGAGCGTTTTGATGTGTTCGCGGGCGGGGCCGAACATGGAGAGCGCCGTGTGGAGGTCGGCGAGGAGGCGGTCGGCGTCGTCGCTGACTTCGCCGGCGTACTCGTTCTGGAGGCGTTCGACCTGGAATATCTTCCAGCCGTAGTTGAAGTCGAGGGCGGCGTGGAGGACGCTGAACTCGCCGAACTGCGCGCCTTCAAGTTGGTCGCGCACGGCGTCCGCGTTCCCGGTGAGGCTGTCCGTGAACTCGTCGACTTCTTCGCGGAGGTCGTCGTTGTCGCTGCCGGCGACGCCGTCCCGGAGGGCTTCGGCGCGGCGCTGGGTTTCGTTCACGAGTTCGCGGAGGAACGCGGAGGGGTCGACGGGCGAGGGGTGGCCGTACATCTCGCCGACGAACTCGCGGAAGTCCATCGTGTTGCTCATGCGGTCGTGCTGGTCGCCGAGCGGGCCGTTCTCCTGGGAGATGACGAGCTGGCTGATGGTGACGATGAGTGTGGTGCCGGTGATGATCGCGCCGAGCATCGTGGAGAAGATGGTGGCCTTCGTGTCGTCCGTCGCGAGGTTCGCGGCGAGGTCGTTCACGCTCCCGACGGCGACGAACGAGGCGAACACGAAGACGGCGAGCGCGCCCGCGACGAGGAGGCGGTTCGCGCTCAACAGCACGCGGAGTTTGATCCGGCTCTCGTTCGCGCGTTCGCGCATCGTGTTCGCGGTGGAGATGTCGGCCGTGTCCTCGGCGGTCTCGATGTCCGTGTCGGACTCCGCGTCGACGTCCACGTCCCGGTCCGGTGACGCGCTCATCGGTCCACCGGGCGCTTGAGGACGAGAAACTTCGTCCCGCCGTCCGCGTAGTCGATGGTGTCGACGAGCTCCCAGCCGTCCGCGCCGAGTTTGTTCAACGCCTCTTTCGGGTCTTCGGCTTCCTTCTGCGTCGCGCCGCGCGGCGGACGCAGCGTCTCGTACTCCCACTCCCGTGACATAGGGACGGAAAGCCACGCAACGGGGAAAGGCGTGGCGGCTACCGCGGGGTTCTGCGCGGTTCCGCGCGGTTCTGCGTGGCGAACGCTTACTGTCCCGCGCGCAGAACGCCGCGTATGGACGACTCACTGACCCCGGGACTTGGTACGTCGGGGAACGACGAGTTCGCGCAGTGCGCCGAATCGGTCGAGACGGCGCTCGAACTCGGGTATCGACACGTCGACACGGCGCAGATGTACGACAACGAGGCCGCCGTGGGCGAGGGCGTCGCGAACACGGACGTCCCTCGTGAGGACGTGTTCGTCGCGACGAAGATCCATCCGGACAACCTCGCGGCCGACGACGTGCAATCGACGTTCGCGGCGAGCCTCGACCGACTCGGGCTGGA is drawn from Salarchaeum sp. JOR-1 and contains these coding sequences:
- a CDS encoding DUF5785 family protein — translated: MDDMYDPSGRDWPHDPDGEEGSEGGRQYGMAVLSKKVDEDEDFPLRTDAFVEEYGDDPVRINYEKVVSVSEIFEHVEPEEFETKVEFWKKVGDGMRAGDLWDFQPQA
- a CDS encoding phosphoglycerate kinase; this encodes MAIRTLDDLDAAGTTVGVRVDINSPLANDRSLADDARLRAHVETLDELLDRGARVAVLAHQGRPGGDEFARLEPHAERLDELLSGPVSYCDATFTVGARDAIGALDDGEAVLLENTRFYSEEYMEFDPERASETFLVERLSPALDAYVNDAFAAAHRSQPSLVGFPPVLDAYAGRVMEAELDVLGSVNDQPDPRVDIVGGAKVADSIDVVRHVLEHDLATEVLTTGVVANVFMLAASVDIGDASAAFVREEGYWDQVERAATLLDGHRDRVRLPVDVAVERDGERTELDRDTLPPRENESVMDIGHGTIEAYSRVVADAGTVVLNGPAGVFEDAVFADGTRELFTAVAESDAYSIVGGGDSAAAIRRFGIEGFDHVSTGGGAALRMLTGEPLPAVDALDQ
- a CDS encoding GNAT family N-acetyltransferase, which translates into the protein MTTIEAATTDDLDALVEQWAALVEGQRRHGTHLLAAENRNAARGVLGQRIAADQLRVARDGDGRLGFATYYLEDGLYDQDATRGIVENVYVDPPHRNQGIGSRLLDAAETELEARGADTLAIAVMADNDAARGLYESRGYAAHRVILEKPAENDTHTNPES
- a CDS encoding DUF4177 domain-containing protein, which encodes MSREWEYETLRPPRGATQKEAEDPKEALNKLGADGWELVDTIDYADGGTKFLVLKRPVDR
- a CDS encoding CBS domain-containing protein, which encodes MNGVPVREVMDRDYVGVSESDSLDAAVRTIREADATGALVLRGGDAVGYLSTSDVLDHLADAGALDGAVGDAMTDVPPSLRPEAAVEDAATRLTSANTRHVVVANGEGVLGLVDATDLVRGGPEPAASPRAQEAPESATPDDRVGEPDDTYSHRSVCEVCGALADGLSNVNGRLVCADCRTV
- the udk gene encoding uridine kinase; translated protein: MTIPSFAIGIAGGTGAGKTTVAREITENVGEAVTRVPLDNYYEDLSHMSFEERADANYDHPDAFEWNLLHSHLDRLLSGQAVEMPQYDFSEHVRQDERVTVEPTDVIVLEGILALYDERVNDMLDLHIYVETDADVRILRRIDRDVLERGRELEGVMEQYLSTVKPMHEQFVEPTKKHADIIIPEGANSVAVNLLEEKVQAETGAFAEWAAREAENQL